GGCGGGTCTCCGCCTGCACCGCGGTCACCACGGCGGCGGTACGCCGATCCATCTGCACGTCGGCCGCGGCGCGCTCGTCGCGGTGCAGCACCGCGGCGACGCCCAGGGAGACGGCGCAGCCGACCACGGCCACCAGCGCGCTGAGCGCCGCGGCCCGGCGCCAGGGTCGACCATGCCTCCGGCTCATGTCTGCACTATCGACAGGGCGGGCCGGAACTCTAAGCGTCCCTGGGCAGCAGCCAGCCGACGCGGCGCACCAGATCGGCCGGGTTCAGCGGCTTGGCCAGGTACTCCTCGGCGCCGGAGACGAACGCCAGGTCGATGTCGGTGGCGGTGGCCATGCCGCTCAGCATGATCACCGGGATGTCGGCGGTGGCCGGGTCCGCGTGCATCCGGTAGCAGACGCTCAGCCCGTCCAGGCCGGGCATCGCGATGTCCAGCACGACCAGGTCCGGGCGGGTCGCCGCGACCAGGGTGAGCGCGGTGCACCCGTCCGCGGCGGTCACCGTGTGGTACCCGGCCATCTGCAGGCGAAACGTGGCCAGGTCCCGGACGTTCTCGTCGTCGTCGACGACCAGGACGGTGGGGCCGGTCAGGGCCGGGGCGAGGGCGGGGGCGGATTCCAGGACGACCGTCATGCTGACTCCCAACGTCTTCGGGTGAGGTGCCCGGAGTCATCGGCCCGGCGCCTGCCCCGGCCAGCCAAACCGAGGTTGCTACTCGGATGCGGTCTGCCACTGCTCGGAGCCGAACACCTCGTAGCGGATTCGCTCGTCCGGGACGCCGCGCCGGTGCAGGCCGGCGCGTACCTGCCGCATGAACGGGACCGGGCCGCAGAGGTAGACGTCGGCCTCCGGGGGCAGCGGGATCTTGCCGACGTCGATCAGGCCGGTGCTGTCCTCGTACCAGACCTGGCTGGTGAAGGACCGCAGCCGGGCCCCGGCGGCGTCCATCTCGGCGCGCAGCGCGTGCCGGGACGGGCTCCGGTCGGCGTGCACCGTGACCACCTCACGCTCCGGCGAGGTGCGGGCCACGTGGTCCAGGACGGCGGCCATCGGGGTGATCCCGACACCGGCGCTGATCAGCAGCAACGGGGCGTCCCCGGGGCGCAGCACGAGATCGCCGTACGGCTGGCTGAGCCGCAGCTTGTCACCCGCCTCGACCCGGTCGTGCAGGAACCCGGAGATCAGCCCGTCCGGCGCACCGCCGCGGCCGCGGACCCGGCGCACCGTGATCCGCAGCGCCCCGGCGGCCGGGCCCTGCGAGAGCGAGTACTGCCGGAGCTGGCGGGAGCCGTCCGGCAGGTCCACCGCGACCGTCACGTACTGCCCCGGGACGAAGGCCGGCGCGGGACCGCCGTCGGCCGGCGCGAGCAGCAGCGACACCGTGTCCTCCGCTTCGGCGACCTTGGCGATCACCAGGTAGTCCCGCCACGGGTCGTCGTCGTCCACCCCGGCGCTCGCGTAGATCCGCGCCTCCCGGCCGATCAGCCGCGCCGCGAACAGCCAGTACACCTCGTCCCAGGCGGCCGTGATCTCCGGTGTGACCGCGTCGCCGAGCACCGTGCCGACCGCGCGGAGCAGGTACTTGCCGACCGTCGTGTACTGCTCCGGGCGGATGCCGAGGGCGCAGTGCCGGTGCGCGATCCGGTCGATGATGTGCTCGAACGCCGGGCCGTCCGGGCCGGCGCCGATCAGGTGCGCGGCGAACGCGGCCACCGCGCCGGCCAGGGCCTGCCGCTGTTCGCCGGTGGCCTGCGCGCTGCGGCTGAACAGGTTGGTCAGCTCCGCGTTCTCGGTGAGCATCGACTCGTAGAAGACGCGGGTGATGGCGTCGAGATGCTCGCCGACGACCGGCAGGGTCGCCTCCACGACGGGCACGCTGGATGCGGACAGCATTGTTCGGTTCCCTCCCCAGGAAGATCGATGACCAGCGTCTCGTGCGCCGGCGGTGCGGCGATACCCCTGGCGAGACCCCTCACGGTCACTGAAATGCAGGACTTTGTGCCCTGTTGTTCAGGGATTCGCCGTTGCGGCCGAACTGGGTGTTAGAGCCGGCCACCCCACACGAGGCGATCCCTGATGAGTCTTCGGATGTTGCCCAGCACCGTGCGCTTCGCGGCGCTCTACCTCGTCGCGATCCTCGCCGGGCAGCTCACCATCCTCGGCAAGCCGGACGCCCTGCCGGTGATCTGGCCGGCCACCGCGGTCGCCGCGGTCTGGCTGGTCAACCGCAACGACTCCCGCTGGCGCTGGGCGGACGCCGCGGTGCTCGGCCTGCTCACCGCGCTCGCCCTGGCCGCCACCGGCACCGCGATCGGACCCGCCCTGGTGCACGGCGGCGCCGCGGTGCTGGAGGCGCTGGTCTTCGCGGTCGCCGCGTCACACTGGCTGCCCGGCGTCTGGGGCGGCCCCGGCGGCCGGCCGCTGCGGACCCTGACCGACCTGCTCCGGGTGCTGCTGGTGGCGGTGGCCGGCGCGGTCTGCGGCGGCGTGCTGGGCGGCCTCGGCGAGCGGCTGATCACCCACGACCAGTCGGTCACCGCGATCGCGATCTGGGTGGTCCGTGACGTGGTCAGCGTGCTGCTCTTCGGGGCGGCCGCGCGGCGGCTGCGCGACCTGCCCCGCGGCCAGGAGACCTGGATGGAGGCGGTGATCGTCTACTTCCTCTCGGCGGCCGCCTACTTCTACGTGTTCTCCCTCAACGAGCGCCTGCCGATCGGGTTCGCCCTGCTGGCCCTCACGGTCTGGGTGGGCCTGCGGCTGCCCACCGTGCTGGCGATCGTGCACACCATGGCCTTCGGCACCGCGGCGGCCGTCTTCACCCTGCACGGCAGCGGCCCGTACGCGATGACCGGCGAACCCGGCACCCGGGCCCTGGTCGTCCAGCTCTACATCGGGGTCCTGGCCCTGGTCGGCCTGGCCCTGGCGTTCAGCCGCGACGAGCGGACCGCGCTGATCGAGCGCCTCCAGTCCTCCGAGCACGAGGCCACCGAGAAGGCCGAGCTGATGACCACGATCATCAACTCGATGACCGAGGGCCTGGCCATCCTCGACCAGGCCGGCCGGCTGGTGCTCCGCAACCCGGCCGCCGGCCGCCTGCTGGGCAGCACCAACACGGTGGCCGGTGGCGCCGCGCTGGGCAGCGACTACGGCTTCTTCCACCCGGACGGCACCCCGCTCGCCGATGCCGAGCTGCCCTACCAACGCGCCCTGGCCGGCGAGGACGTGCAGCCGATGGACGTGCTGATCCGCAACGCGGCGGTGCCCGAGGGCCGGATCGTCCGGTTCAACGTGTCCCGGCTGGCCAGTCCGAGCGGCCTGCAACACGTGGTCGTGGTCTTCCACGACGTCACCGCGGACCGCCGGCACCGGGACGAGCTGATGTCATTCGCCGGGGTGGTGGCGCACGACCTGCTCAACCCGCTGACCACCATCGAGGGCTGGGCCGAGGTCCTGGAGACCGAGCTGGCCGGGTACAAGCCGGCCGAGCGGGTCAGCCGGATCCAGCGGGCCGCCGCCCGGATGCGCACCTTCCTGAACGGCCTGCTCGCCTACACCGCGGCCCGCGACGGCAAGCTGATGCCCACCACGATCAACCTCCAGCTGCTGCTCACCGACATCGCCAACAGCCGGTACGACCAGGCGGAGAGCGCCGGCATCCACCCGCCGCAGTTCGCCCTCGGCCAGCTCGACGCGGTCGAGGCCGACCCGGTGCTGACCCGGCAGCTGCTGGAGAACGTGATCGACTACGCGCTCGAGCAGACCATGCCGGGCGTGCCGCCGCTGATCAGCGTGGCCGCCCAGCCGGCCCCGAACGGGATGCTGCGGATCGACATCCTGGACAACGGGCGCGGCATCCCGCCCGGCCTGCGCCAGGCGATCTTCACGAACTTCCACCGGGGCGAGGGCGGCAGCGGATCCGGGCTGGAGCTCGCGGTCTGCAAACGGATCGTGGAGCGGCACGGCGGGACGATCGAGGCGACGGCGAATCCGTACGGCAGCGGCACCCGGATGTCGTTCACGCTGCCGGCCGGGCGCTCCGCCTACGCCCGCACCCTGGAGAGCCAGTGGCAGCACCGGCCTGCACCCGCGGTAGGTCTCAATCCCGGCAGCCGCTGACCGACCAATAGCGGTGAGGGAAGACCTGCTCGAAGGGGATGCGGATGGCGGCCAGCGGGATTGCCGGCGAGATGCTGGAACAGGAACGCCTTGCCGCCCTCCGCGGCTACGACATCCTCGACACCCCTCAGGAGAGCGACTTCGACGACATCGTCGCCCTCGCCGCGCAGCTCTGTGACAAGCCGATCGCCATGGTCAGCCTGGTCGACGAGGAACGCCAGTGGTTCAAGGCGCGGCTCGGCACCGACCTCTGCGGCAGCGCGCGCGACGACTCGATCTGCGCGCACGCCATGTACAGCGACGACGTGATGCAGATCCCGGACGCCCGCTCGGATGCGCGGTTCGCCGGCATGCCGACCGTGGCCGGCCCGCCGTACGTCCGGTTCTACGCGGGCGCGCCGCTGGTCACTCCGTTCGGCCGGCCGCTCGGCACGCTCTGCGTCGCCGACGGCGAGCCGGGGCTGCTCACCCCGGCACAGCAGCACGGCCTGCGGGCCCTGGCCCGGCACGTGGTCAACCAGCTGGAGCTGCGGAAATACGCCCGGGACATGCGCAGCCTCAACGACCGGCTGCGGGACGCCGAGCAGATCAAGGACGAGTTCATCGCCCGGGTCAACCACGAGCTGCGGACCCCGATCACCTCGATCCACGGTTACCTGGAGGTCCTCGGCGACCCGGAGCTGCCGTCCGAGGCCCGCGACGGGTTCCTCCAGCGGGTGCAGCGCAACTCCGACCGGCTGCTCGCGCTGGTCGACGACATGCTGCTGGCCGCGCAGGTCAGCGCGGGCAGCCGGGACTTCGTGCGGACCCCGGCCGACCTTGCGGTGCTGGTCCGCGGCGTGGTCACCGCGAACCGGCCGCTGGCCGAGGCGAAGGGGCTGACCATCGCGGCCGACACCGGCGAGCCGGTCCTGGCCGAGGTGGACCTGCGCCGGATGGGTCAGGCACTGGAACGGCTGGTGCTGAACGCGGTCAAGTTCACCGCCAGCGGCACCATCACGGTGACCGCCACGACCCGGCCCGGGTGCGCGGTGCTGCTGGTCCGGGACACCGGGATGGGCATCAGCGAGGCGGACCAGCAGCGGGTGCTGGCGCCGTTCCGCCGCAGCGCCGACGCGGAGCGCGCCGAGGTGCAGGGTCTCGGGCTGGGTCTGGGCATCGTGAAGGCGATCGCCGAGGGGCACGACGGCACGGTGACCATCGACAGCATCCCCGGCCGCGGGACCACCGTCGGGATCGAGGTGCCGGCCGCCGGTCGTTATCCCGGCTAGGCGGGGAAGGCCGCCTCGAGATCTTCCTCGCGCAGGGCGCGAGACCGGAACTCCGTGGTCCCGGTGGTCAGCAACTCGCGCGCCGCGTCGCGCAGGGCACCGTAGGCCGCCCAGGCGAGCGAGCCTCCCGTGGAGATCCGCCGCACGCCGAGCGAGGCGATTTCCGGTACGGCCGGAGCTCCCGTGACAACCAGCACGTTCACCGGAGCGTCCACCCCGGCCACCACGCGGCTGATCTCGGCGGGGGTCCGCAGCCCCGGCGCGTAGACCACGTCCGCGCCGGCCGCCCGGTACGCCCGCAGCCGGGCGACGGTGTCGTCGAGATCGTCGTGCCCGTACAGAAGATTCTCCGCGCGGGCGGTGAGCACGATCCCGTGCCGCGCGCAGGCCTCCGCCGCCGCGGCGACCCGCTCGGCCCCGGCCTCCAGGGTCTCCAGCCGGCCGGCGCCCGGGTCGTAGTCCTCGATCGAGATGCCGGACGCGCCGGCCGCGGCCAGCAGGTCCACCGTCTCCCGGATCCCGGCCGCGGTGTCGGCGAAGCAGCGCTCGGCGTCGACGTTGAGAGGGATGTCCAGCGCGGCGGTCAGCGCGGCCACGTGCGCGACCAGCTCGTCCCGGGTGACGTGCTGGTCCCGCTTGCCCAGGGTGGCCGCGAAGCCGGAGGACGTGGTGGCCAGCGCCGGGAAGCCGAGAGCGGCCAGCAGCCGGGCGGAGCCGACGTCCCAGGGGTTCGGCATCAGGAACGTGCCGGACTCGTGCAGGTCCCGGAATTTCTCGCGCACCGCGGTCATGGGACGACCCTAGACGGTGAGGACGACCTTGGCGCGGGCGTGCTCGGTCTCCAGGTAGCGCATGGCGTCGGCGGCCTCGGCCAGCGGATAGGTGCGGTCGACGACCGGTGTGAGGGCGCCGGACCCGGTCATGGCGCCGAGGGTCTCCAGGGTGGCGCGGCTCGGCGCGGGCTCCGGGAGGATGATCCGCTGCCGGGTGGTGCGTGCTGCCAGCATGCCGCGGACGACCAGGGGGAACGGGCCGAGGAAACTGCCGCCCCGGGAGGTGCCGCCGCCGGAGAGGACGACGGTGCCGCCCTTGCTCCGCAGGTCGGCCAGGGTGCGGTTGCCGACCAGGTCGAGGACGACGTCGAACCTGCCCGGACGCCTCGCGAAGTCCTCCCGGTGGTAGTCGATGACGTGATCCGCGCCGAGCTCGGTGACCAGGTCGACGTTGCGGGTGCTGCACACGGCGGTCACCTCGGCGCCGAACGCCTTGGCGATCTGCACCGCGAACGTGCCGACCCCGCCGGACGCGCCGTTGATCAACAGGCGCTGCCCGGCGGTCAGGCCGGCCTCGCGCAGGCAGCCCAGCGCCGCTCCGGCGGCCAGCGGGAGCGCGGCCGCCTCGATCATGCTCAGGCCCGCGGGTTTCGGCGCGACCAGCTCCCGCGGCGCGCGGACGAACTCGGCGAAGGTGCCCTCCCGGGCGCCGAGATCGGCGAAGACCGGATCACCGACCCGGAACTCGGTCACGCCCGCGCCGACCGCCGCGACCTCGCCCGCGACGTCCCGGCCCCGGATCCGGTGCGCCGGGCGGGTGAGGTTGCGGGGGAGGCGCATCAGATACGGATCGCCGCGCATGAAGTGCCAGTCCCAGGCGTTCAGCGAGGCCGCCCGGGTCGCGATCAGCACCTCGCCGTCGCCCGGCTCCGGAGTCGCCACCTCGGTCCAGCGCAGCTGCTCGGGGCCGCCGTACCGGTCCTGCACGATCGCCCTCATCACCGTCTCCCCTCCGGTGTACGTCGTACACCTCGACGTCCTCGAGAGTAGGTGTACGGCGTACACTCGTCAATCGGCGGTATTAGGGTTGGCACGTGGATGTTGCCGAGCGGCGGGTTCCGCTCAACCGCGAACGCGTGCTGAACGCCGCCGTCGACCTGGCCGACCGCACCGGCCTCGACGCGCTGAGCATGCGCAACCTGGCCCAGGAGCTGGGCGTCGTGCCGATGGCGCTGTACAAGCACGTCGCCAACAAGGACGAGCTGCTGGACGGCATGGTCGACACGGTCGTGGCCGGCATCCCCGCGGTGTCCCCGACCGGTGACTGGAAAGCGGCCGTCCGCGACCGGATCCTCGGCGCCCGCCAGGCCCTGCTCCGCCACCCGTGGGCCTGGCAGGTGATCAACTCGCGGACCGACCCGACCCCGGCGATGCTCGCCTACCTCGACTCGGTGATCGGCCTCTTCCTGGCCGGCGGTTTCTCCCCGGACCAGGTCCACCACATCACCCACGCGCTCGGCACCCGGATGCTCGGCTACACCCCGGAGCTGTTCAACGACTCCACCCCGCTGCCCCCGGAGGCCCAGCTGGAGATGGCCCGCGCGATGGCCCCGCGCTTCCCGAACCTGGCCCTGATGGCGATGGCCGCCGCCCACGACGAGTCGTCGGTGGTCGGCGCGGGCTGCGACGACCAGTTCGAGTTCGAGTTCGCCCTGGGCCTGCTGCTGGACGGCTTCGACCGCCTGCCCCGCTAGCCGCCTAGGTGCTCAGCGGCCGGTCACGGTGTCCACGTCGTCGCACTCCCCGCCGTCGGCGCTGCCCGCGGTGGGCTGCGCACAGACCGGCTCCGACCCGCTCGACGACGGGCACCCGCTCAGCCCGAGCCCGACGACCACCGCCACCACCCCGGCCACCAGCGCCCGCCCGGGTCTCCACATCCCCATCCCGTCATTCTTCACCGCCGATCCGCCGCCGTGGGGACCGTGCTCGGGGCGTACGGAAAGAGGGTGTGCCTCAACTAACCGCCCACCGTGCCGATCTTCGGGGCATGGCAGTGGGTCGGGTCGGCAGTCCGGAGCGAGTGGCCGCCGTGCGGGCGTCCGGGCTCCTGGACCTGCCGGAGGCGCCCGGGCTGACCCGGTTGACGCGGCTCGCCGCACGGCTGCTCGGCGTGCCGACCGCGCTGGTGTCGCTGGTGACCGACGAGCAGCAGGTGTTCGCCGGTCAGCACGGGCTGCCGGAGCCGTGGGCCGGGCGCGGGCGGACGCCCCTGACACATTCGTTCTGCCGGCACGTGGTG
Above is a genomic segment from Actinoplanes ianthinogenes containing:
- a CDS encoding response regulator transcription factor, with translation MTVVLESAPALAPALTGPTVLVVDDDENVRDLATFRLQMAGYHTVTAADGCTALTLVAATRPDLVVLDIAMPGLDGLSVCYRMHADPATADIPVIMLSGMATATDIDLAFVSGAEEYLAKPLNPADLVRRVGWLLPRDA
- a CDS encoding globin domain-containing protein; protein product: MLSASSVPVVEATLPVVGEHLDAITRVFYESMLTENAELTNLFSRSAQATGEQRQALAGAVAAFAAHLIGAGPDGPAFEHIIDRIAHRHCALGIRPEQYTTVGKYLLRAVGTVLGDAVTPEITAAWDEVYWLFAARLIGREARIYASAGVDDDDPWRDYLVIAKVAEAEDTVSLLLAPADGGPAPAFVPGQYVTVAVDLPDGSRQLRQYSLSQGPAAGALRITVRRVRGRGGAPDGLISGFLHDRVEAGDKLRLSQPYGDLVLRPGDAPLLLISAGVGITPMAAVLDHVARTSPEREVVTVHADRSPSRHALRAEMDAAGARLRSFTSQVWYEDSTGLIDVGKIPLPPEADVYLCGPVPFMRQVRAGLHRRGVPDERIRYEVFGSEQWQTASE
- a CDS encoding ATP-binding protein, producing MSLRMLPSTVRFAALYLVAILAGQLTILGKPDALPVIWPATAVAAVWLVNRNDSRWRWADAAVLGLLTALALAATGTAIGPALVHGGAAVLEALVFAVAASHWLPGVWGGPGGRPLRTLTDLLRVLLVAVAGAVCGGVLGGLGERLITHDQSVTAIAIWVVRDVVSVLLFGAAARRLRDLPRGQETWMEAVIVYFLSAAAYFYVFSLNERLPIGFALLALTVWVGLRLPTVLAIVHTMAFGTAAAVFTLHGSGPYAMTGEPGTRALVVQLYIGVLALVGLALAFSRDERTALIERLQSSEHEATEKAELMTTIINSMTEGLAILDQAGRLVLRNPAAGRLLGSTNTVAGGAALGSDYGFFHPDGTPLADAELPYQRALAGEDVQPMDVLIRNAAVPEGRIVRFNVSRLASPSGLQHVVVVFHDVTADRRHRDELMSFAGVVAHDLLNPLTTIEGWAEVLETELAGYKPAERVSRIQRAAARMRTFLNGLLAYTAARDGKLMPTTINLQLLLTDIANSRYDQAESAGIHPPQFALGQLDAVEADPVLTRQLLENVIDYALEQTMPGVPPLISVAAQPAPNGMLRIDILDNGRGIPPGLRQAIFTNFHRGEGGSGSGLELAVCKRIVERHGGTIEATANPYGSGTRMSFTLPAGRSAYARTLESQWQHRPAPAVGLNPGSR
- a CDS encoding GAF domain-containing sensor histidine kinase gives rise to the protein MAASGIAGEMLEQERLAALRGYDILDTPQESDFDDIVALAAQLCDKPIAMVSLVDEERQWFKARLGTDLCGSARDDSICAHAMYSDDVMQIPDARSDARFAGMPTVAGPPYVRFYAGAPLVTPFGRPLGTLCVADGEPGLLTPAQQHGLRALARHVVNQLELRKYARDMRSLNDRLRDAEQIKDEFIARVNHELRTPITSIHGYLEVLGDPELPSEARDGFLQRVQRNSDRLLALVDDMLLAAQVSAGSRDFVRTPADLAVLVRGVVTANRPLAEAKGLTIAADTGEPVLAEVDLRRMGQALERLVLNAVKFTASGTITVTATTRPGCAVLLVRDTGMGISEADQQRVLAPFRRSADAERAEVQGLGLGLGIVKAIAEGHDGTVTIDSIPGRGTTVGIEVPAAGRYPG
- a CDS encoding isocitrate lyase/PEP mutase family protein gives rise to the protein MTAVREKFRDLHESGTFLMPNPWDVGSARLLAALGFPALATTSSGFAATLGKRDQHVTRDELVAHVAALTAALDIPLNVDAERCFADTAAGIRETVDLLAAAGASGISIEDYDPGAGRLETLEAGAERVAAAAEACARHGIVLTARAENLLYGHDDLDDTVARLRAYRAAGADVVYAPGLRTPAEISRVVAGVDAPVNVLVVTGAPAVPEIASLGVRRISTGGSLAWAAYGALRDAARELLTTGTTEFRSRALREEDLEAAFPA
- a CDS encoding NAD(P)-dependent alcohol dehydrogenase — translated: MRAIVQDRYGGPEQLRWTEVATPEPGDGEVLIATRAASLNAWDWHFMRGDPYLMRLPRNLTRPAHRIRGRDVAGEVAAVGAGVTEFRVGDPVFADLGAREGTFAEFVRAPRELVAPKPAGLSMIEAAALPLAAGAALGCLREAGLTAGQRLLINGASGGVGTFAVQIAKAFGAEVTAVCSTRNVDLVTELGADHVIDYHREDFARRPGRFDVVLDLVGNRTLADLRSKGGTVVLSGGGTSRGGSFLGPFPLVVRGMLAARTTRQRIILPEPAPSRATLETLGAMTGSGALTPVVDRTYPLAEAADAMRYLETEHARAKVVLTV
- a CDS encoding TetR/AcrR family transcriptional regulator encodes the protein MDVAERRVPLNRERVLNAAVDLADRTGLDALSMRNLAQELGVVPMALYKHVANKDELLDGMVDTVVAGIPAVSPTGDWKAAVRDRILGARQALLRHPWAWQVINSRTDPTPAMLAYLDSVIGLFLAGGFSPDQVHHITHALGTRMLGYTPELFNDSTPLPPEAQLEMARAMAPRFPNLALMAMAAAHDESSVVGAGCDDQFEFEFALGLLLDGFDRLPR